GGTTTTTTACCTCAGATTTCTGGAACTGATAGTAAAACTGCAAGTACTGCCTCAAATATTCATCGTCTCCCAATTTTCTGTACTTGAGATCGCGCTTTTTGTTAACTGATTTCGATGATCCTTCGAAAGCTCCGTGATATTTCGGTATCTTAAGAGGACGAACGTTAACCTCCGCCAAAACCGAATCCTCCATGTTCCAAACCCTAACGCACTTTCTT
This window of the Brassica oleracea var. oleracea cultivar TO1000 unplaced genomic scaffold, BOL UnpScaffold01280, whole genome shotgun sequence genome carries:
- the LOC106321166 gene encoding uncharacterized protein LOC106321166; its protein translation is MEDSVLAEVNVRPLKIPKYHGAFEGSSKSVNKKRDLKYRKLGDDEYLRQYLQFYYQFQKSEGFAVEWDQFDYAFHTRSLDNPPRGFCTTRSPAELVREVTLLTIEKQNEAKKKLSKLVIYV